In the Astatotilapia calliptera chromosome 5, fAstCal1.2, whole genome shotgun sequence genome, one interval contains:
- the cnpy2 gene encoding protein canopy homolog 2 isoform X1: MKSGIKCISASVLVTRLLSCRGFYSKRWLRAFRPTYLNVFVFLFVFLCDAKMCAFRGKMREAALLLTHCLLVCLLLSSSQAARQGQDLRCGACRALVDEMEWAISQIDPKKMIQTGSFRINPDGSQSIREVPLARSEGNLLELMESICERMGDYGERTDPSTNRKSYVRIKSRSGEAMDLSEASLDSRVTASMKFACETIVEQHEDEIIEFFAHETDNVKDKLCSKRTDLCDHALKMTHDEL, encoded by the exons ATGAAAAGTGGAATAAAGTGCATCTCTGCGTCAGTATTAGTAACCCGGCTGCTGAGCTGCAGAGGGTTTTATAGCAAACGGTGGCTGAGAGCCTTCCGGCCGACTTacttgaatgtttttgtttttttgtttgttttcctgtgtgatgctaaaatgtgCGCGTTTAGAGGCAAAATGAGGGAAGCTGCTCTCCTGCTCACACACTGCCTGCTTGTGTGTCTCCTCCTGAGCTCCAGCCAGGCGGCCAGACAAGGACAGGACCTCAGATGTGGAG CCTGCAGGGCTCTGGTAGACGAGATGGAGTGGGCCATTTCCCAGATAGACCCGAAGAAAATGATCCAGACGGGATCTTTTAGGATCAATCCAGATGGGAGTCAGTCCATCAGAGAG GTTCCTCTGGCACGCTCAGAAGGAAACCTCCTGGAGCTCATGGAGAGCATATGCGAGAGGATGGGGGACTACGGCGAGCGCACGGATCCCTCCACAAACAGGAAATCGTACGTCAGGATCAAGTCTCGGAGCGGCGAGGCCATGGACCTGTCGGAGGCCTCGCTGGATTCAAGGGTTACAGCCAGCATGAAGTTTGCG tGTGAAACAATAGTGGAACAGCACGAGGATGAAATCATCGAATTCTTCGCTCACGAAACGGACAACGTTAAAGACAAACTGTGCAGCAAAAGGACAG ACCTCTGTGACCACGCTCTAAAAATGACCCATGATGAGCTTTGA
- the cnpy2 gene encoding protein canopy homolog 2 isoform X2: MREAALLLTHCLLVCLLLSSSQAARQGQDLRCGACRALVDEMEWAISQIDPKKMIQTGSFRINPDGSQSIREVPLARSEGNLLELMESICERMGDYGERTDPSTNRKSYVRIKSRSGEAMDLSEASLDSRVTASMKFACETIVEQHEDEIIEFFAHETDNVKDKLCSKRTDLCDHALKMTHDEL; the protein is encoded by the exons ATGAGGGAAGCTGCTCTCCTGCTCACACACTGCCTGCTTGTGTGTCTCCTCCTGAGCTCCAGCCAGGCGGCCAGACAAGGACAGGACCTCAGATGTGGAG CCTGCAGGGCTCTGGTAGACGAGATGGAGTGGGCCATTTCCCAGATAGACCCGAAGAAAATGATCCAGACGGGATCTTTTAGGATCAATCCAGATGGGAGTCAGTCCATCAGAGAG GTTCCTCTGGCACGCTCAGAAGGAAACCTCCTGGAGCTCATGGAGAGCATATGCGAGAGGATGGGGGACTACGGCGAGCGCACGGATCCCTCCACAAACAGGAAATCGTACGTCAGGATCAAGTCTCGGAGCGGCGAGGCCATGGACCTGTCGGAGGCCTCGCTGGATTCAAGGGTTACAGCCAGCATGAAGTTTGCG tGTGAAACAATAGTGGAACAGCACGAGGATGAAATCATCGAATTCTTCGCTCACGAAACGGACAACGTTAAAGACAAACTGTGCAGCAAAAGGACAG ACCTCTGTGACCACGCTCTAAAAATGACCCATGATGAGCTTTGA
- the LOC113022623 gene encoding uncharacterized protein LOC113022623, which yields MMEFWPENQGQSNLYSKYGTIPGRNYTQNYHDRHQPTHYPLYYGEQQDQSRESTYWTVPGSRSAGALQEYTNWTDPELSAPPPSSHFPFILRRHTQHHQDLGEYQLQEARDREWKATHRPVRDHERGFLREGWQRRWDTCSPVRYNREVSTKRSDSSYRELEAWAARYSHSLPRRRRIEAELRGASQGLVESTRIGLDPQHVKQPGMWDRGGRQQTPTYYPSQAPAPDASNVLDMKENASYQRKIYNQPPGYIAPPPYNSPHKPSPVTHSSDTVWEQDTKKQHCYSQPTRRKQHVSAELQDKSKGEKEELTNLCESKTCPKFEGLKRQRFEADALQAVCPISVQQTLIQDDGTLHLQHPQVFQNSEINRETSSKVIEGRKFRLSKKTGGMTIFCLVSRIAGPTETPSLPVCTSKMNIEHTDVREASKLLGATTEATQKLPDEVDFKSPTLTEQSDNGAGRKQRETPPCTEKDMVENNQAKKAQADVVPPQKENANDVCRQGGQSVQPVSIKYPSWREPSFTSKAETESPPTCCLKGNREDKLSDDCVNVSSPPVDTEVMQLDNQENAEDIKSMLVVNTTCVVVKMEQIPSPTKERVHFLSTAALAEESQLDAQVNISPELNFQLNQDVTTDESTEEASSCKIEKPETDVDSTLLEEEEGKQESLISLPCLLSSHVSERETLEARAERILGIPLHDCITEPETGMPLVKSSAEDQDEGGEPSPLKTDTEDAFKQTPEDAAEDEPYQNPLEDHQTKDSVTLNDHSDSRDQVASEDGGDFMGSQDQASDRHERSDTDVPLETGNKTLSETEKTEDALLESTDEKGTSEHGREDDRETQPPKPSDLLSLIPSDHHSPSNISESNAEAEPDPELAALNTADIALPPATSSPSPLQQLPSFSLDGESSSLSSPHADSQCLLPPLVLTDQPAVETSRPEEEEAQTLHVTQSDLINEPEVLMSQEQHECGQLDDDACVNDEQQNNRADEESIKPLEENDINSLQQNLESVQTEGVLCLKESHVSEEQPEAGLPAESSEVDEECEENAGQTEAEVLQQLDCGQDEDVFCIKESHMTENELQTNSDELTVEIREQILCKNNSSDSQSETQIEILQDVDPQTDLSNSSPPLAADCEVSLLPLDELFLPQLPSPHQSTFECECVCLLDTSPLHPDTAATGAIPETLPPPVSPEASPSSFSESPPVLPPSSTPPYEEESFTLSPDFLQSEAHKQALQYPKSLWDVVNRIRKHTAPDSENEEEEVTELWDPENLGSHNVAADTTSEKTAFDEVEQQVSEECAEVGDIQHDHKEVRGDIEEDTLSCSSTSSHGSGDTVIGADENEAEEAARDAEMEQRTEKESEVFKTAEAELHYSSEVNVEAEGGEEEEEDEADINEPFLSSECAPEIMEKEVECEVIEL from the exons ATGATGGAGTTCTGGCCTGAGAATCAGGGGCAGTCCAATCTGTACTCCAAATATGGTACCATTCCTGGGAGAAACTATACACAGAA CTATCACGACAGACATCAGCCAACCCATTATCCACTGTACTATGGTGAGCAGCAGGATCAAAGCAGGGAGTCCACATACTGGACTGTACCAGGATCAAGATCAGCAGGAGCTCTACAAGAGTACACCAACTGGACAGACCCAGAGCTCAGTgcccctcctccttcttcccATTTCCCTTTCATTCTGCGACGCCACACTCAGCACCACCAAGATCTGGGAGAGTACCAGCTCCAAGAAGCCAGAGACAGAGAGTGGAAAGCAACCCATCGACCCGTGAGGGATCATGAGAGAGGATTTCTAAGGGAGGGGTGGCAGAGGAGGTGGGACACCTGTAGCCCTGTCCGCTACAACAGAGAAGTTTCTACCAAGAGGAGCGACAGCAGCTATCGAGAGCTGGAGGCCTGGGCGGCTCGCTACAGTCACTCCCTGCCAAGAAGAAGGCGTATAGAAGCAGAATTAAGGGGAGCCTCTCAGGGGCTGGTGGAGAGCACCAGGATAGGTTTGGATCCCCAACATGTCAAACAACCTGGAATGTGGGACAGAGGAGGCAGACAGCAAACTCCCACCTACTATCCATCACAAGCTCCTGCTCCTGACGCAAGCAACGTGCTGGACATGAAGGAAAATGCAAGCTACCAAAGGAAGATATATAACCAACCTCCTGGCTATATTGCTCCTCCTCCCTACAACAGCCCACATAAACCTTCACCTGTGACACACAGCAGTGACACGGTCTGGGAGCAGGACACCAAGAAGCAACACTGCTACTCGCAGCCCACACGCAGAAAGCAGCATGTGTCTGCAGAGCTGCAAGATAAGAGcaagggagaaaaagaagaactgacaaatttgtgtgaaagtaaaaccTGCCCAAAGTTTGAAGGATTGAAACGCCAAAGATTTGAAGCAGATGCTTTACAGGCGGTTTGCCCCATCAGTGTCCAGCAGACACTCATACAGGATGATGGCACACTGCATCTGCAACATCCACAAGTGTTTCAGAATTCAGAAATAAACAGGGAAACCTCCTCAAAGGTCATAGAAGGAAGGAAATTCAGGCTaagcaaaaagacaggagggaTGACAATATTCTGTTTGGTTTCTCGAATAGCCGGCCCCACCGAGACCCCATCTCTGCCCGTTTGCACCTCCAAAATGAACATTGAACACACAGACGTAAGAGAGGCTTCTAAACTTCTGGGAGCCACGACTGAGGCTACTCAAAAACTTCCAGACGAAGTGGACTTCAAATCGCCAACTCTCACAGAGCAGTCAGACAACGGTGCTGGAAggaaacagagggagacgccACCCTGCACAGAGAAGGACATGGTTGAAAATAATCAAGCAAAGAAAGCACAGGCCGATGTTgttcccccccaaaaagaaaatgcaaatgatgtCTGCAGACAGGGAGGTCAGTCAGTGCAGCCGGTGTCAATAAAATATCCTTCATGGAGGGAGCCTAGTTTCACAAGCAAAGCTGAAACTGAGAGTCCCCCCACATGCTGTTTGAAAGGAAACCGTGAGGATAAACTGTCAGACGATTGTGTTAATGTAAGCAGTCCTCCAGTAGATACTGAAGTAATGCAGCTGGACAACCAGGAGAATGCTGAGGACATTAAAAGCATGCTGGTTGTCAACACAACCTGCGTTGTTGTGAAAATGGAACAGATTCCTTCGCCTACAAAAGAGCGGGTTCACTTTTTAAGCACTGCAGCACTCGCTGAAGAGAGTCAGCTTGATGCTCAAGTGAATATTTCTCCTGAACTAAACTTTCAGCTAAATCAAGATGTCACAACTGATGAAAGCACAGAAGAAGCCTCCTCCTGCAAGATTGAAAAACCCGAGACCGATGTGGACTCAACACTtttggaggaagaggaaggcaAACAAGAAAGTTTAATCTCTTTGCCTTGCTTACTGTCATCTCATGTTTCTGAAAGAGAAACCTTAGAGGCGCGTGCAGAACGTATACTAGGGATCCCTCTACACGACTGCATCACTGAACCTGAAACTGGCATGCCATTGGTCAAGTCGTCTGCAGAGGACCAGGATGAGGGGGGTGAGCCTTCTCCACTTAAAACAGATACTGAAGACGCTTTTAAACAAACTCCAGAGGACGCAGCAGAGGACGAACCGTACCAGAATCCCTTGGAGGATCACCAAACCAAGGACAGCGTAACTTTAAACGACCACAGTGACTCCAGAGATCAGGTAGCAAGTGAAGATGGTGGTGACTTTATGGGATCTCAGGACCAAGCATCAGACAGGCATGAAAGGAGTGACACAGATGTCCCGCTCGAAACAGGCAACAAAACtttaagtgaaactgaaaagacTGAGGATGCCCTGCTTGAATCCACTGATGAAAAGGGTACAAGTGAACATGGTCGGGAAGACGATCGTGAGACTCAGCCTCCTAAACCCTCTGACCTTCTTTCACTAATACCTTCTGATCATCATTCTCCCTCAAATATCTCAGAGTCAAACGCAGAGGCAGAGCCTGATCCTGAGTTGGCTGCTCTTAATACTGCAGATATTGCACTTCCTCCTGCAACTTCATCCCCTTCTCCTTTGCAACAGCTGCCATCTTTTTCACTGGATGGTGAGTCTTCCTCACTATCCAGTCCCCACGCAGATTCCCAgtgtcttcttcctcctcttgttTTAACTGATCAACCAGCTGTAGAAACATCTCGcccagaggaggaagaggcacAAACATTACATGTAACTCAAAGTGACCTCATTAATGAGCCGGAGGTGCTGATGTCACAGGAACAGCATGAATGTGGTCAACTGGATGATGATGCCTGCGTCAATGATGAGCAACAAAATAATCGAGCTGACGAGGAGTCGATCAAGCCTTTGGAAGAAAACGACATCAACAGTTTGCAGCAAAATCTTGAAAGTGTCCAAACGGAGGGTGTTTTGTGCTTAAAGGAGAGTCATGTGAGTGAAGAACAACCTGAAGCAGGCCTTCCAGCAGAGTCGTCTGAAGTAGATGAAGAATGTGAGGAAAATGCAGGTCAAACAGAGGCCGAAGTCCTTCAACAACTTGATTGTGGCCAAGATGAGGATGTTTTTTGTATAAAAGAGAGTCAcatgactgaaaatgagttACAGACAAACTCAGATGAACTTACTGTAGAGATTAGGGAACAGATATTGTGCAAAAACAACTCTTCAGACTCTCAAAGTGAAACACAGATTGAAATTTTGCAGGATGTTGACCCACAGACTGATCTGTCTAATTCTTCTCCTCCCTTGGCTGCAGACTGTGAGGTGTCTCTGTTACCTTTAGATGAGCTCTTCCTCCCTCAGCTTCCCTCTCCTCATCAGTCAACGTTTGAGTGCGagtgtgtttgtcttttggaTACTTCACCCTTACATCCTGACACTGCTGCTACTGGTGCCATCCCCGAAACTCTCCCTCCTCCAGTTTCCCCAGAGGCTTCACCCTCCTCTTTCTCTGAATCACCCCCTGTACTGCCTCCCAGCTCTACTCCTCCTTACGAAGAGGAAAGTTTTACTCTATCCCCTGACTTTCTCCAATCTGAGGCACACAAACAAGCGTTACAGTATCCAAAATCGCTGTGGGATGTGGTAAATCGCATTAGAAAGCACACAGCACCTGACTCCGagaatgaagaggaagaggtgaCCGAGTTGTGGGATCCAGAGAACTTAGGATCCCACAATGTGGCAGCAGACACGACCTCTGAAAAGACTGCTTTTGATGAAGTCGAGCAACAGGTTTCAGAGGAGTGTGCAGAGGTGGGAGACATCCAGCATGATCACAAAGAGGTACGAGGAGACATAGAGGAAGACACACTGTCCtgcagcagcaccagcagccACGGCTCTGGAGACACTGTTATTGGAGCAGATGAGAACGAGGCggaggaagcagcacgtgacgCAGAGATGGAGCAAAGAACCGAGAAGGAGAGCGAGGTGTTTAAGACAGCTGAAGCAGAGCTGCATTACTCTAGTGAAGTAAACGTCGAGGCtgagggaggagaagaggaggaggaagatgaggcaGACATAAATGAGCCTTTTTTGAGTTCGGAGTGTGCACCAGAGATCATGGAAAAGGAGGTCGAGTGTGAGGTTATAGAGCTCTGA